ATTGACCACCATTTGTCATGTGCATTGCTAATGGGATAAGAATACCACTTCCTATTATAACTATAATAGCCCCTGCTATATGCCCACTAAAAAACAAATAACCTATAAAAGCAATTAATGCCAAACCTAAAAATATTCTAATAACTCGCTTCATATAAAGATCCTTATTTAACAATATCACATGATGACATAATACGTCACAAAACAGGTGCTTACAAATAAAACATCAAATAAACAGCAATTACCCCATGAGAATATAATATTGAAACTACTGGATGAGAAACATAACGCCCAATTAAGTGGGCAAAAATTGTTGGCTATAATGTGTAGCGCAGCGAAACGTAGCCAACTGTTTTTATTCCGTTTAAAGAAGTGTGCTATTCGAGTATGCCATCTTCTACTGCAGTCTCTAATTTACCTTTCACGACACTCCAAATTTGCTCACTACCTTGCGAAATATCAACACTATTCAAAGCAAACACTTTTTCTTTAGGTATATTATTTTTCTTCCAGCTATGCCCTTCATCATTGATGTTATGAAGTAATGGAGGGATTCTGTCTATTGCTTTTGCATACTTTGCTTCAGGAGTTTCCGCTAGTTCACACTCATGCCACAATTCAAGGTACTCTGCTCTTTGTTCTTCAGGTAATATATTTAATACTCTATTAATGCATGCTTCTTCTTTACTCTTATTTTCAACAGTTCCACTGTTGTAAACAATTGTATCACCTACATCAATTTCACCCAGATCATGTACCAATAACATTTTGATTACTCTATTAATATCGATTGATTCATTAGAGTAGTCTTTAAGTAACAACGCAGATAAACACACATGCCAACTATGCTCTCCCGAGTTTTCATAACGTTCAAGTCCAACTGGTCGCGTCTTTCTCAGAACAGCTTTTAGTTTCTCAATTTCAACAATG
The DNA window shown above is from Psychromonas sp. psych-6C06 and carries:
- a CDS encoding HD domain-containing protein, producing the protein MEDIAKILDFIVEIEKLKAVLRKTRPVGLERYENSGEHSWHVCLSALLLKDYSNESIDINRVIKMLLVHDLGEIDVGDTIVYNSGTVENKSKEEACINRVLNILPEEQRAEYLELWHECELAETPEAKYAKAIDRIPPLLHNINDEGHSWKKNNIPKEKVFALNSVDISQGSEQIWSVVKGKLETAVEDGILE